A genomic window from Maylandia zebra isolate NMK-2024a linkage group LG20, Mzebra_GT3a, whole genome shotgun sequence includes:
- the nppal gene encoding natriuretic peptide A-like — MSLTVSVCGVSLLLLLHFVGAKPVSDLQSFKQLLEEEINASPLLPADETEVEGKDLHTGKSVFGAPEEQPWDSSDPSNSALVAKQNLLSRIFKDLVRTSKRSWSRYKKGGMRSCFGVRLERIGSFSGLGC; from the exons atgagtTTGACTGTCTCTGTTTGCGGCGTGTCTCTGCTGTTACTGCTTCATTTCGTAGGAGCCAAACCCGTTTCTGACCTTCAG AGTTTCAAGCAGCTTTTAGAAGAGGAGATCAACGCCTCACCGTTACTCCCCGCAGACGAGACTGAGGTGGAGGGGAAAGACCTGCACACGGGCAAGTCGGTGTTCGGGGCGCCAGAGGAACAGCCATGGGACTCCTCTGACCCCAGTAACTCCGCACTGGTGGCTAAACAGAACCTCCTTTCCCGCATCTTCAAAGATCTCGTGAGGACCTCCAAGCGCTCGTGGAGCCGGTATAAGAAGGGTGGGATGAGGAGCTGTTTCGGGGTCCGATTAGAGAGGATcggttccttcagtgggctgggaTGCTAA